One region of Pyramidobacter sp. YE332 genomic DNA includes:
- a CDS encoding IS5 family transposase (programmed frameshift) codes for MEERRYELTSSEWNRIKRMLPPEHPKSGQRGRPAKYDNRRIINGILWLARSGAPWRDLPERYGKWQAVYARFRLWKQRGIFEAIFAALSADADMENLSIDSTSCKVHQSANGRGKTPEGGKKGQAIGMSRGGKNTKIHAIVDGLGNPLALLLSPGNDHDSRHAVSLLGQAEIRGSNVIGDKAYGSQAIREYITSREGSYTIPPKSDNPEPWFIDEHVYKERHLVECFFQKIKWFRRIFTRYDKLDASFFAFVLVAASVILLK; via the exons ATGGAAGAGAGAAGATATGAACTGACCTCCAGCGAGTGGAATCGAATCAAGAGAATGCTGCCGCCCGAACACCCGAAATCAGGTCAACGTGGACGCCCGGCAAAATACGATAACCGCAGGATCATCAATGGGATTCTGTGGCTTGCCAGAAGTGGAGCGCCATGGAGAGATCTTCCGGAGCGTTACGGCAAATGGCAGGCAGTTTACGCACGTTTCAGGCTGTGGAAACAGCGGGGAATATTCGAGGCGATCTTTGCCGCCCTAAGCGCTGATGCCGACATGGAAAATCTCTCTATCGACTCCACGTCCTGCAAAGTACATCAAAGTGCCAACGGGAGAGGGAAAACCCCGGAAGGGGGAAAAAAGGGG CAAGCGATTGGCATGTCCAGAGGCGGCAAGAATACGAAAATTCATGCGATAGTAGATGGTTTAGGCAATCCGCTGGCGCTCCTGCTCAGTCCCGGCAATGACCACGATTCCCGCCATGCCGTGTCCTTGCTCGGGCAAGCGGAAATCAGAGGGAGCAACGTCATCGGCGATAAGGCTTACGGTTCGCAAGCCATCAGAGAGTACATTACTTCTCGGGAGGGAAGTTACACTATCCCGCCGAAGAGCGATAATCCCGAACCGTGGTTTATAGATGAGCATGTTTACAAGGAACGACACTTGGTTGAATGTTTCTTTCAGAAAATCAAATGGTTCCGTAGAATTTTCACCCGCTATGACAAACTTGACGCTTCGTTTTTCGCTTTTGTTCTTGTCGCTGCCAGTGTTATTTTATTGAAATAA